A region of the Arachis hypogaea cultivar Tifrunner chromosome 15, arahy.Tifrunner.gnm2.J5K5, whole genome shotgun sequence genome:
CCAAATCGAAGACTCAAGGTATTGAATACATTCTTGACATCTTTGACAGATCTGCATGCCCAATAACATGGATGTTAGAGCACGCTCTTAAGGTTGGTTAAAAAGATGCAAGAAAATAGTAGTAGACATGAAAACTCCTTTAAGTAAAATATATGCAAGAAAATAGAAAACATATCATGTATCTCAGAACATGAGCCATTAATAATAGCATTGCTACTTGAGTAATGACTTTACACACATCATGAGTCATATAAACGCAAACTTCAATTGGGTGACAATGTAAAAGTTTTATACAAAGTTGTTATTATCAACTAGTGTTTCAAAAATCATTACCTTATAGGGAAATTAGCTTGCCAGCAAATAGGCAAGGTCGTATCTGACTCGTCTTGAACGAGTCTCAATCCAGAAACTTCTTCAAGCTGCACCAAAATGAAAGatattaacaaatataaaattcaatacaGGACTCAAGAAGAAATGCACAAGAGATGTTCCAGATGGTTAGAGTAAGAACTCACAGAAGCAACAAGATCCAAGTATGCAACTTTTGGAAAATACGTATAAGAACTGCCACTGTCAAAAATCACCTTTCCTCCTTTGCTGTTGCCATCAAAACTGAGGGGACTATACCCGTAATTCATCCCAAGAATCTCAGCTTGGTATAAATCTCTGTATAGATCGCATTCTACATTAGTTAATGACGAGTAAGAACAAACCTCTTAGAGTATGTTTCTGAGTTttgattttggagggaaaacaataGAAGGGAAGAATTTAAAGTGTTAAACTAAAACTTTACACTTCAAACTTTTCCCTTCTCCACCTTTCCTTCAAAAATTGAAATGCAGAAACACACCCTAAAGAAACAAAagcataaaataataatttaaaaaaataaagagagcaCTGCGTTCCCATGGCTCTATGCCATGAATATTTTGcggaaaaaagaaaaagtgcaagTTCATCAAATAGAAACAATTACTATAAAACACCGGTTGATTTTTTACATTCTCCCAATTGGACTTAAAGTTTGCATTACAAGGCATACACTTTCTTCCCCAAATAAAAATGCAAACCAAGTTCATAATGGAAAGATGTGATCTGTTTAGAAAATTATACTCACGTATTGGCCATAGGAGCCCAAGTCATACCCCAATATGGCACAAAATCATCACCTAAGAACATGTATCCACCACCAACTCCATCCTTGCTTAGGCAATGACCAACCACATTCTTAATAAGCCCTTTACTCGCCAACTGGAATGGCAGGCTCACTTTCGCCCTGCTAAGTCCCATGATTCCATCTGTTTTTGCCAACGTATTCAGAAGTGAGCCATCTTGATCATATCCACACCTTAGATAACAAAGAGGTCGCAAAAATTAGATCAGCAACTTCGTAGAATATATTGTCGATTGTCTTAAAGAAAGGAAAAGgtctcaaaaacaaaaaaaaaggattcATACCCAAAAACGAAATTTAACTTGGCTTTCGATCCATTAGTAGTCAAAAGATGAACATCGTCTCTAATGAGAACCCCCAAGGAGGAACTATGATCTGCATATTGGATCTCATAATCACACTGCTGCTGAAGACTTCCCTGATATTCATTCCTCTGATTTTTCTGTACTTCAAAGCAGATAGAGTCCACAGATGGAACTATGTTGGATCTTACCGGCTTGTACGGTACATGTGCTCCCTAAATCAATTATATCCTTTGAGTTTACACAGTTTTTTTAAGCAGAAATAACATGATCAGACTTGTACTATCCACATTGTACTTGACAACATAGCATTTAAATTAATAGATTTGAAAGTAAGTTCTTCAATGCACATAATCCGTCTATAATTTTATACATTCTTCTGAATGATGTGGATCGATACATATAATAATTATTCAGAATTCAACTTGTAAACCTACCTTTGCACAACTTCTGCATGGAGCATCACACTGTATCCAAGTTAAGTCACTCCCTGTATCCACATCAAGAAAATAACGTTTTGGAGGATTTCCTACTTGTAGATATGTGTAATACAACCTGAACAGAAGAACATGTTGCAAGGCTGTCATCATCATCAAAATCTACTAACATATACAGAAATCCACTGCCTCTAATGCAATATTGTAATTTTGGATTCCTACAAATTAGTACTATTTCCTAGTTTATCTGATGAAAAAAGAAAAGCCAATTTTGGGTCAAATTCACAACTATGTAAGCTAAtgcagagaaaaacaaaagtaccTATAAAGCAAAAAAATGTCCTTATTAATTAATAAAGCATCCAGCAAAAAGGGAAAACCTTAAAAGAAACCCCTTTTGCCCttttcaatctttttagccaGAAATGATTTGCATGGCAACTTTCTTGTCCTTTTATCTgacaattttttatgttttcttattttttattgatcTCACATTTTAGAAGTTAAACAAAAGTAGAACGTATAACATTTTTCGTTCTTTTCTAAACGAGGATTCATCTGAACAAAGCAAGGTTTGAAGATTGACTTCAAAATCCAACAATCAattcagcaaaagaaaaaaaaattgacttttTGGCATACCCATCTGGAAAAATGTTGCCACTGATTGGAAAAACAGAAGAAGAATCTGCAACTTTAGGATATACATCGGCTTTTCTTTGAGTCACAACAAAATTCTCTTTTTGCGTGTCAACAAAATTCCTCACTTTGAGTCTCAAATCCTTCTGACCATGAACCCCAATTTTAGGAAACAAAGGGAATAGAAAAGAGCTTGGGCCATCATCATGATCGTCGTTGTTCCTAAGACCACTCAGTTCCTGAAGTGTATTAGAAGAGAAGGAACCATACAGAAAAAGAGCAAATAGCAGGACACTAAAGAAAGTGAAGATCTTTGTTGGGGTTCCAAAGAAGAGCTTCCTGAAAGAGAATTGTAGCTCGGGACTTGATGATGGGTTAGAATGAAATCCATTATTGTTATCATGATCACTACTAGATTGAGAATTGTTGTGAAAATTTTGTTGTTGGGGTTGAGATTGAAGAGAAGGAGATTGCGATTGAGGTTCAGTGTAAGTAAAAGCAGTGATGGTTTTACCCAAAGAAGGGTTATCTGGTGGTGGAAGGGAGATTATAACAACACCTTTGATTTGTGGCGATTGATCATCGGAATCCATGGCTCTGTTCTCTGCAATGTTGGggtaagagagaagaagaagagcagaGCATGGAAATAGTGTGCCACCAAATGGTCTAACATATGACTTGGGCTGAGTCAATTGTATGATGATTTATTGAAAGTTCCATCAAGGTAATGCATTTTTagggattaataattaaaaaagagcctctacacatacaagtctttttagtctataattttatataagttagtctaaactcaacaaaaataattctcaatttaaattgtGTGCAAACTGGCGCTTTTCTAACTCTTGAATAACACAAACCATTCTTCTCTCTTAATCAAAACCACAATGCTCAAAATTCAAACAAGAATCAAAATatctcaaaaatctttcaaaatcgtCGCGAAAAGTGAAGGAAGTTGCGAAGTTGAAttcgaaaagaattatgagaaaatgaaataagaagatgaagcagCAGAAAATAaggagaaggaagaggaagagttttgaattatgcagaacttataaGCACAcgtacaccgaaaattcttaaacaatacatttaaatatcttcgtgttacactgaAATTTActgtaaatacagaaaaatattttctctaatgttgcatttttttcttcttcttctttttcttatttctttctttcttttagttgaataaatgtaagttcatcctcttccaagtaattttgcaacattatgtgtttcttcttctcttttgtgtgatttttatggtttttattattgttaagaaagtaaaacaagaagaaacttgagaagataaaataaaaagaaaaaaataaataaaaaaaagaagatggtgatgatgatgaaaaagaagaaaaagaagcagcacAAGACGAGGAGGAGAAAGATgaggagttttgaattatgcagaatttatcagtataaaaataccaaaaattcttaaacaatacacttaaatatcttcgtgttacactgaaatttgttgcaaatacagaaaaatattttctctaatgctgcatttttttcttcttcttttttgtttgattttcttatttttattcttgttaagagagtaaaacaagaagaagaaacttgagaagataaaacaagaaaaaaagatgaataagaaaaaaaaaaagatgatgatgatgatgataaaaaagaagaagaagaaacagtagaagatgaggaggagggagaagaagagttttgaattatgcagaacttatcaacaCACCTACACCAAAaaatcttaaacaatacacttaaatatcttcgtattacaccgAAATATgctacaaatacagaaaaatattttctttaatgcagaactcttacattacattcaattcgaACTGTCAACGATGAACaataattttcacaaacaaaaacaacaatattcacctacagaatcataaattactaacgaaaacattaactagaatcgaaccacacttcagccacttgattggattcaaaacaataatcaacttcgttctggttcaattgacaatctgaacttgaattattcattatcttcaacaatgaGATAACTGTTCAAAACTGATTTTAGAGCTTGATTTAAAAAACGTAGAGAACAAACGAAGAGAAATAATACAGAAAACACAGAGATGGAAGAGAACGTAGATCGAAAACAttgagaaaaattgaaaacggaaatGAAATCTTTTCGAAAAAGACAGTTATATATTCATGCGTTGATTGAAAAGTTTATTAAATAGTGGCATGTGAGATGAATTAGGTTAAAGAGACTTGTATAGACTTGTATGGAATAATAACTTGTATGATgtgaaaaatatttgttaaaaaatgGTTTACGAAGATTAAGtgttttttaatttagatttttaaagattaaatattttaaattgagctcttttttttttcacatataaTAGTGAATTAAAGTGGTTACTCtgctaattaaataatttaaaatattatgtatacacataaaatcaattattaaattaattattatttatgtataaatataaatattatttaatttattttttatatgtattttatattttaatatatattttataccgttaataaatttaatagttgatttttttGTGTACATCTAATATAACTATTAAATATTGCAAAatcatattaattaataaaataattaatatgattTACAATTATATCTTTGATAGACTAATTTAAAATGTTTAAtatcttaaaaattaaattaacacaTACTTTTATCCTTTTCTAGAGGCTATTTACATGCCATTCTTAAGTACTTCTTAGTTCTTATTAAGTAAGAAGTACTacattatttgttaattaaataaattttaatttttttattatatttatatcaatcatttagatttaaaatttaaaatttaaaatttaaaattaaaaatttaatattttaatatttagaatttaaaatttaaaacttataatttaaactttagaatttaaaaaaatttgtactttttatttttttcaaaatgtatTATTATTAGTCCTATTTCCACTATTAACCCTCCTTCTAGTTAGTTGGACACAAATAGTTGATAGAAGTACTACATTATTTCTTAGAAGTATTAGaaaattgttaaaatttattattttttattatt
Encoded here:
- the LOC112751144 gene encoding aspartyl protease APCB1, which encodes MDSDDQSPQIKGVVIISLPPPDNPSLGKTITAFTYTEPQSQSPSLQSQPQQQNFHNNSQSSSDHDNNNGFHSNPSSSPELQFSFRKLFFGTPTKIFTFFSVLLFALFLYGSFSSNTLQELSGLRNNDDHDDGPSSFLFPLFPKIGVHGQKDLRLKVRNFVDTQKENFVVTQRKADVYPKVADSSSVFPISGNIFPDGLYYTYLQVGNPPKRYFLDVDTGSDLTWIQCDAPCRSCAKGAHVPYKPVRSNIVPSVDSICFEVQKNQRNEYQGSLQQQCDYEIQYADHSSSLGVLIRDDVHLLTTNGSKAKLNFVFGCGYDQDGSLLNTLAKTDGIMGLSRAKVSLPFQLASKGLIKNVVGHCLSKDGVGGGYMFLGDDFVPYWGMTWAPMANTDLYQAEILGMNYGYSPLSFDGNSKGGKVIFDSGSSYTYFPKVAYLDLVASLEEVSGLRLVQDESDTTLPICWQANFPIRSVKDVKNVFNTLSLRFGSKWWILWTVFQIPPEGYLIISKKGNVCLAILDGSNVHDGSTIILGDISLRGYMVVYDNVNKRIGWERAECGMPRRIRKNQNLLTDSML